One stretch of Ooceraea biroi isolate clonal line C1 chromosome 4, Obir_v5.4, whole genome shotgun sequence DNA includes these proteins:
- the LOC109611076 gene encoding aminopeptidase N-like: MTINMLFLKLLVNVGLLYIAAAIPTERPNIKTHKLDYYRLSKEVRPVSYDINLLFHDDNEITTVQGESNITIQVIQPTSHINLHARQLTLVNVMLITGNGTKHKMHEYIYDTQSNIAILSFNHVMPAGYYTLYINHISYLKNGNNDVFHSTYENKEGIKILQIATFSKPCWARRLFPCWDEPAFDAVFNVSVMHRVGYSVISNSPIRRLRPSDTHGMMWTQFYQTIRMPTYRLALVIATNNIIYVSNTNETACVWGHPQLLPEISFAFTIAEKVKEELNWYTKSFSKMRKMDLIMIKDYGDTSIGNWGVAIYREERILYNKKYDDFTKQMEIARLVAHATAYQWLDNVLTPLWWYDIWLNEGLATILQVNALNKIFPEWRMLDLFVVQTQHESLHLDADYMMMPLVYEVKTPAEINSLLSMQYYIKAPAIIRMLQHIITKDVKDSNPMYRLLNQNKALTSFEFWSIIQNTIRTLYASNMKANQKLSSVMDTWTMQQLYPILKVKRNYTTGKVTVSQENINMIDRSKWWIPLTYTTEKEPNFSNTWPALWLKPQSRDLTLDKLHKSKDWIIFNLQQVGYYRVNYDIGNWLLIARYLNKQDYTKIHVLNRAQIMDDAYHFLVTKQLPFTVFLELTSYLSREVDYIAWYPMLKAFEYLSSYIPYKENENMQLHAQEILNALLLKLTYEEKNNETDLIKCLRQEAAKWACIFDESHCKKMAYKKVLTHLEDSDALKPEWRFWAYCNDHIWDYEMSFELGDHALVNLFHCPSAAIINRHLQIMKMNRYQRYEKGPTINTSIYSIVSNAKMYLKNTLEQLKQHNVRFIIKTLTAIINYTYSEAKLGEIKIFVQDHLQRKKQMEDVVVHIQHKIKQRESQINKQLRKLAMWNMMKWNK; this comes from the exons ATGACGATTAACATGTTATTTCTGAAACTGCTGGTAAATGTCGGTTTATTATACATCGCAGCCGCTATTCCTACCGAACGTCCGAATATTAAAACCCACAAGCTAGATTATTATCGTTTGTCAAAGGAAGTAAGACCGGTGTCTTATGATATTAATCTATTATTCCACGATGACAATGAGATCACTACCGTACAAGGCGAATCTAATATCACCATCCAAGTTATTCAGCCAACGTCACATATAAATTTGCACGCTCGCCAATTGACTTTGGTGAACGTAATGTTAATTACTGGAAATGGTACGAAGCACAAAATGCACGAATATATTTACGACACCCAGTCGAACATCGCCATCCTGTCGTTTAATCATGTAATGCCAGCGGGATATTACACTCTGTATATAAACCACATCAGTTATCTGAAGAACGGGAACAATGACGTTTTTCACTCGACGTACGAAAACAAGGAGGGAATAAAAAT ATTGCAGATCGCCACGTTTTCCAAGCCGTGTTGGGCGCGAAGACTATTTCCATGTTGGGACGAGCCAGCTTTCGACGCCGTTTTTAACGTTTCTGTAATGCATCGTGTAGGATACTCCGTCATATCAAACTCGCCGATTCGAAGGCTGCGACCCTCAGATACGCATGGAATGATGTGGACACAGTTTTACCAGACCATCCGAATGCCCACCTACCGTTTGGCATTAGTGATCGCGAcgaacaatattatttacgtCTCCAATACAAACGAGACCGCCTGCGTGTGGGGCCATCCCCAATTGTTACCAGAGATATCATTTGCATTCACCATTGCCGAAAAAGTCAAGGAGGAATTGAACTGGTACACGAAAAGCTTCTCGAAGATGCGGAAAATGGATCTCATAATGATCAAAGATTACGGTGACACGAGCATTGGAAATTGGGGCGTCGCTATTTATAG AGAAGAACGTATTctctacaataaaaaatatgacgaCTTCACGAAACAGATGGAAATTGCCCGCTTAGTAGCACATGCAACGGCATATCAATGGCTAGATAATGTACTCACTCCGTTATGGTGGTATGACATATGGTTGAACGAGGGATTGGCTACCATCCTCCAAGTGAATGCTCTAAATAAG ATTTTCCCAGAATGGCGAATGTTGGATTTATTCGTGGTTCAGACGCAACACGAGTCTCTCCATTTGGATGCTGATTACATGATGATGCCTCTTGTGTATGAAGTCAAAACGCCGGCTGAAATCAACTCACTTTTATCTATGCAGTATTACATAAAAG CGCCTGCTATAATACGTATGTTGCAACATATCATTACCAAAGACGTGAAAGATTCAAATCCTATGTATAGATTGTTAAATCAAAA tAAGGCCCTGACGTCCTTCGAGTTTTGGAGCATTATACAAAACACTATTCGTACATTATATGCATCAAATATGAAAGCTAATCAGAAATTAAGTTCCGTGATGGACACTTGGACAATGCAGCAGTTATATCCCATATTGAAAGTGAAGCGCAATTATACTACTGGTAAAGTAACAGTATCAcaagaaaatatcaatatgATAGACAGGAGCAAGTGGTGGATACCTTTAACTTACACTACGGAAAAAGAGCCTAATTTCTCTAATACTTGGCCTGCTTTATGGTTAAAACCACAGTCACGCGATCTAACTCttgataaattacataaaagtaAAGACtggataatatttaatttacaacaaGTTG GATACTATCGCGTCAATTATGATATTGGTAATTGGTTATTAATTGCACGATACCTAAATAAGCAAgattatacaaaaatacatgttCTTAATCGTGCGCAAATTATGGATGATGCATATCACTTTTTGGTGACAAAACAACTTCCATTCACCGTATTTTTGGAACTCACAAGCTATCTGTCGCGTGAGGTAGATTATATAGCGTGGTATcctatgttaaaagcttttgAATATCTATCGAGCTACATACCAtacaaagaaaatgaaaatatgcag ctACATGCACAGGAAATCTTGAATGCGCTTCTATTAAAACTAACGtacgaagagaaaaataatgagaCTGATCTTATTAAGTGCCTAAGGCAAGAAGCTGCAAAATGGGCATGTATTTTTGATGAATCGCACTGCAAAAAAATGgcatataaaaaagtactgaCACATTTGGAAGATTCCGATGCGCTCAA ACCAGAATGGAGGTTTTGGGCATACTGTAATGATCATATATGGGATTATGAAATGTCTTTTGAATTAGGGGATCATGCACTCGTCAACTTATTTCATTGCCCTAGTGCTGCTATTATCAACCGCCATCTgcaaataatgaaaatgaatAGATATCAAAGATATGAAAAAGGCCCTACTATAAATACATCTATTTATTCTATTGTTTCGAATGCAAAGATGTATCTAAAAAACACATTAGAGCAACTTAAACAGCACaa CgtacgttttattattaaaacgttaactgctattattaattatacgtatTCCGAGGCTAAACTTGGCGAG ATAAAAATCTTTGTACAAGATCATCTACAAAGGAAGAAACAAATGGAAGATGTAGTTGTACATATTCAACATAAGATAAAACAACGCGAGTCCCAAATAAACAAGCAATTGAGAAAATTGGCAATGTGGAATATGATGAAATGGAATAAATGA